In Fusarium verticillioides 7600 chromosome 4, whole genome shotgun sequence, the following proteins share a genomic window:
- a CDS encoding anaphase-promoting complex subunit 6, whose amino-acid sequence MENFLREWRQDALNKAQYESAIFIGDKLLALTNDDQDAFWLAQVHFATGNYTRAQAFLSSQDLIARNPSCRYLAGHCLIKQSRFDEALSILGDRNPTHLITNGASSKRKTQPRHGRRRDPAAEEEAANRRYEAAMCFLRGICYAKQNAFDRAKECYKDAVRIDVQCFEAFQQLMSNSLLSPDEEWQFLESLDFDSIHVSGDVSSSQQAADFTKMLYTTRLSKYRNPAAFETAYDSLSTHYHLASNPDLQLARADLLYTQCRYRDALNITNGILQEDKYNFSVYPVHLACLFELKEKNLLFLIAHDLADSHPEEPCSWLAVGIYYFSIGKIPEARRYFSKASMMDAHFGPAWIGFAHTFAAEGEHDQAISAYSTAARLFMGTHLPQVFLGMQNHALNNMTLAEEFLKTAYGLCKTDPLLLNEMGIVKYHQDKPKEAAQYFTAALKIADDMDSDPSAWLATRTNLGHAFRRLRHFNRALAEFDEVLRQGGKDAAIFSAKGLILMEQSKPDEAVVVLHEALAINPQDSIATELLNKALEETALIDGAAESEAEDLLDFERTLGQRKHDAAVKVNGSRKTPGRPEKGKGRLRRTRRMTVLEDEDGSPEKEGSMMEMSDDE is encoded by the exons ATGGAGAATTTCTTGAGGGAATGGAGGCAAGATGCCCTCAACAAGGCGCAATATGAGTCGGCCATATTTATCGGCGACAAGCTACTTGCACTGACCA ATGACGATCAAGATGCCTTCTGGCTCGCCCAAGTCCACTTCGCGACAGGAAACTACACGCGCGCCCAAGCATTTCTCTCCAGCCAAGACCTCATCGCCAGAAACCCATCATGTCGCTATCTCGCCGGTCACTGCCTTATAAAACAGTCCCGCTTCGACGAAGCTCTTTCTATTCTCGGCGATCGTAACCCAACGCATCTTATAACCAATGGCGCGAGTAGCAAGCGCAAGACTCAGCCACGCCACGGACGACGTCGCGATCcagctgctgaggaggaggctgccaATAGGAGATATGAAGCTGCTATGTGTTTTCTGCGTGGCATCTGCTACGCTAAACAGAATGCTTTTGATCGCGCAAAGGAGTGTTACAAAGACGCTGTGCGAATCGATGTCCAGTGCTTTGAGGCGTTCCAGCAACTGATGAGCAATTCGTTATTGTCGCCTGACGAAGAGTGGCAGTtccttgagagcttggacttTGATTCCATTCATGTCTCTGGAGATGTCTCGTCTTCTCAGCAGGCTGCCGACTTTACTAAGATGCTTTACACGACGCGACTGTCCAAATACCGCAATCCTGCAGCCTTTGAGACAGCATACGATTCTCTCTCGACACATTACCACCTTGCATCAAATCCAGACCTACAGCTTGCTCGTGCAGATCTTCTCTATACGCAATGTCGGTACCGGGACGCTCTGAATATCACAAATGGGATCCTACAGGAAGACAAGTACAACTTCAGCGTGTACCCGGTCCATCTGGCCTGTTTGTTTGAgctgaaagagaagaacctCCTTTTCTTGATTGCCCACGACCTGGCTGATAGTCACCCTGAAGAACCATGTTCATGGCTCGCAGTTGGTATTTACTACTTTTCGATTGGCAAAATCCCTGAGGCACGACGATATTTCAGCAAAGCGAGTATGATGGACGCACATTTTGGACCGGCATGGATTGGATTTGCACACACTTTTGCGGCCGAGGGCGAACACGACCAAGCAATTTCGGCCTACTCAACGGCAGCGAGATTGTTCATGGGAACACATTTGCCGCAAGTGTTTTTGGGCATGCAAAATCAcgctctcaacaacatgacGCTTGCGGAGGAGTTTTTGAAAACAGCCTATGGCCTTTGCAAAACAGACCCCTTACTCTTGAATGAAATGGGCATCGTGAAATACCACCAAGACAAACCCAAGGAGGCAGCACAGTACTTTACAGCAGCGCTTAAGATCGCTGATGATATGGATAGCGACCCTTCGGCTTGGTTGGCTACGAGAACAAATCTTGGACACGCTTTCAGAAGGCTGAGGCACTTTAATCGAGCGCTCGCCGAGTTTGACGAGGTGCTAAGACAGGGAGGCAAGGATGCGGCCATCTTCAGCGCGAAGGGGCTGATTCTCATGGAACAGAGTAAGCCTGACGAGGCAGTGGTCGTTCTCCATGAAGCGCTGGCGATAAATCCTCAGGACAGCATCGCAACAGAGTTATTGAACAAAGCGCTAGAAGAGACGGCATTGATTGATGGCGCGGCAGAgtctgaagctgaggatctcCTGGACTTTGAGCGCACGTTGGGACAACGGAAGCATGATGCAGCCGTCAAGGTCAACGGGAGTCGAAAAACACCAGGGAGACCGGAGAAGGGTAAGGGGAGATTGAGACGAACGAGACGAATGACGGTTTTggaggacgaggacggtTCgcctgagaaggagggtaGTATGATGGAGATGAGCGATGATGAATAA